The following is a genomic window from Ethanoligenens harbinense YUAN-3.
CATAGTTGTTGGTCAGCTGATAACAAAACCGCAGTAAAAAGCCAAGCGGGATATTGATGATATCAAATATATTGGTAAAACTGATCGCTGCCATGGCAACCTCCAAGCAGATGCATGCTTACGGTTTTTTGCGCGCGCCGCGCAGGGAAAACTGTTCCGGAACCGGGTCGATTCCCCCGGGGTTGAACGGATGACAGCGCAGGATGCGCCGCACCGCAAGCCAACCGCCGCGCAGCGCGCCAAACCGTTCGATGGCCTGCGCGGCATATTGGGAACATGTGGGATAATACCGGCAGGAAGGCGGCTTGAGCGGTGAAACAAAGCGCCGGTAAAATCGGATCAGCGCCAAAAGTAATTGTTTCATTTCTTTACGATACACGCGCTTTTAAACATGCCGCCCATCACCCGCAGAACATCGCCCATTTTGCAGCCGACCGTGCGGGTGCGGGCGACAAACACCAGATCCCACCCTGTTTTTGTCGCTGGCTCCAACTGACGGTAAGATTCGCGGATGATTCGCCTGGCCCGGTT
Proteins encoded in this region:
- the yidD gene encoding membrane protein insertion efficiency factor YidD; the encoded protein is MKQLLLALIRFYRRFVSPLKPPSCRYYPTCSQYAAQAIERFGALRGGWLAVRRILRCHPFNPGGIDPVPEQFSLRGARKKP
- the rnpA gene encoding ribonuclease P protein component translates to MQNTISLTENRDFRRLYHRGRSMVHPCLVLYYARNRLGCNRIGITTSKKIGKAVARNRARRIIRESYRQLEPATKTGWDLVFVARTRTVGCKMGDVLRVMGGMFKSACIVKK